From Drosophila yakuba strain Tai18E2 chromosome 2L, Prin_Dyak_Tai18E2_2.1, whole genome shotgun sequence, one genomic window encodes:
- the LOC6528255 gene encoding microfibril-associated glycoprotein 4 — MFIYTFIVLIITSFVTISVEDLGLAEGQQSCVLPDDQEDKCSTICYPTIKPLLKHVASCQENKEVISQLQDIIRGQKIDINRLKLEYDIIKDRLEEYKKSAVLNNQLNKALDNNRNIVRNLNAKLNMLIRLNTTDDSIRQLNEENLLLRQRNRELEEMANEKETQMQDIPSSCLGFEEQGIRQIKVPGEPIEFNVLCDSKIAGPGWTVFLRNLGDENFNRNWTEYEYGFGDLKSTFFRGLAVLHVLTQSQPHELYMVVYSKDGSEFSNYFDNILVGGESEGYRLKSIGNPKTDNFIFIKNQVNAMFSTYDRNNAKTEINYAAQKQSGWWYSTGSQLSLTGWDPNAKQILMLIRPKM, encoded by the exons atgtttatttatacatttatcgTGCTAATAATAACTTCTTTTGTTACCATATCTGTAGAGGACTTAGGGCTCGCGGAGGGACAACAG TCTTGCGTTTTACCAGacgaccaagaagacaaaTGCAGTACCATTTGCTATCCAACTATAAAGCCCTTGTTAAAGCATGTGGCATCGTGCCAGGAAAATAAGGAAGTAATTTCCCAACTCCAAGACATAATTCGAGGACAGAAGATTGACATAAATAGATTAAAGCTTGAATATGATATTATAAAAGATCGATTGGAGGAATACAAAAAATCTGCTGTACTGAATAACCAACTGAACAAAGCGCTCGACAATAATCGAAATATTGTGAGAAACTTAAATgctaaattaaatatgttgATTAGGCTCAATACGACAGACGATTCCATCAGGCAACTAAATGAAGAGAATTTACTACTAAGACAGAGAAATCGTGAACTCGAAGAGAtggcaaatgaaaaggaaaCCCAAATGCAGGACATTCCCAGCAGCTGTTTGGGTTTTGAGGAACAAGGTATAAGGCAAATCAAGGTGCCTGGCGAACCCATAGAATTTAATGTGTTGTGCGATTCAAAAATTGCGGGACCCGGTTGGACAGTCTTTTTGCGCAATCTGGGTGATGAGAATTTCAACCGTAACTGGACGGAATATGAGTATGGATTTGGTGACTTGAAATCCACCTTTTTTAGAGGACTAGCAGTTCTGCATGTATTGACTCAATCGCAGCCCCATGAATTGTACATGGTGGTTTATTCCAAAGACGGTTCCgagttttcaaattattttgatAATATTCTCGTCGGCGGCGAGTCTGAAGGCTATAGGCTCAAATCGATTGGCAACCCCAAGACCGACAACTTTAtctttattaaaaatcaagTTAACGCTATGTTTTCGACTTACGATCGGAACAATGCCAAAACTGAAATTAATTATGCTGCACAGAAACAAAGCGGATGGTGGTACTCGACAGGCAGTCAATTAAG CCTAACAGGTTGGGATCCGAATGCTAAACAAATTCTGATGCTAATTCGgccaaaaatgtaa